In the genome of Populus alba chromosome 11, ASM523922v2, whole genome shotgun sequence, one region contains:
- the LOC118035840 gene encoding CRIB domain-containing protein RIC10, with protein METKIKGLCKGFKYISQIFVVKQREMEIGYPTDVKHVAHIGWDGPSGSAPSWMSEFKTPDFSTTTVANPRDSNSVTFSPWSSQDFDESMGHQTMPNVFNDIPPSDLPNVPKKPKTRKKKTSSSSPNSSSSTSRISRKTKQKAMQYELESTPEVQVQ; from the exons ATGGAAACCAAAATCAAAGGGCTCTGTAAGGGGTTTAAGTACATCTCGCAAATCTTTG TGGTGAAGCAGCGAGAGATGGAAATTGGGTATCCAACAGATGTCAAGCATGTGGCGCATATAGGGTGGGACGGCCCTTCTGGCAGTGCACCAAGTTGG ATGAGTGAATTCAAGACACCTGACTTCTCAACAACCACTGTTGCTAATCCAAGAGATTCTAATTCTGTTACTTTCTCCCCATGGTCCTCTCAAG ATTTTGATGAATCTATGGGTCATCAAACTATGCCTAATGTGTTCAATGACATTCCACCTTCGGATCTTCCAAATGTTCCCAAGAAACCGAAAACTAGGAAAAAGAAGACAAGTTCTTCCTCTCCTAATTCTTCATCTTCGACATCAAGAATTTCCCGGAAAACGAAGCAGAAGGCTATGCAATATGAGCTTGAGTCTACACCAGAGGTACAAGTACAGTAA
- the LOC118035853 gene encoding thiamine thiazole synthase 2, chloroplastic: MATTLTPYLSANLKSSFLDNKSSFHGTPITTTTRFTPIKSSSPAISMSLTQPSYDLQSFKFQPIKESIVSREMTRRYMTDMVTYADTDVVIVGAGSAGLSCAYELSKNPSVRVAIIEQSVSPGGGAWLGGQLFSAMIVRKPAHRFLDELEIEYDEADNYVVIKHAALFTSTIMSKLLARPNVKLFNAVAAEDLIVKGGRVSGVVTNWALVSMNHNTQSCMDPNVMEAKVVVSSCGHDGPFGATGVKRLKSIGMIDSVPGMKALDMNAAEDAIVRLTREIVPGMIVTGMEVAEIDGAPRMGPTFGAMMISGQKAAHLALKALGQPNALDGTFSLQPELVLAAAEAGDTVDA, encoded by the exons ATGGCCACTACCCTTACCCCCTATCTATCTGCAAACCTCAAGTCCTCTTTCTTGGACAACAAATCATCCTTCCATGGCACACCTATCACTACTACTACACGTTTCACTCCCATAAAATCCTCCTCTCCTGCCATTTCCATGTCCTTAACACAACCTTCATATGATCTTCAGTCCTTTAAGTTCCAGCCCATCAAAGAATCCATCGTCTCTCGTGAAATGACCCGTCGTTACATGACAGACATGGTTACTTATGCAGACACTGACGTTGTCATTGTTGGTGCTGGCTCTGCTGGTCTTTCTTGTGCTTATGAGCTCAGCAAGAACCCTTCAGTTCGTGTTGCTATAATTGAGCAATCAGTTAGCCCTGGAGGTGGTGCATGGCTTGGTGGCCAGTTATTTTCAGCCATGATTGTGCGTAAACCCGCTCATAGATTTCTTGATGAGCTtgaaattgaatatgatgaggCAGATAACTATGTGGTTATCAAGCATGCAGCTCTGTTCACCTCGACAATCATGAGCAAACTCTTGGCTAGGCCTAATGTGAAGCTGTTCAATGCTGTGGCAGCAGAGGATTTAATAGTGAAAGGAGGGAGAGTTTCTGGTGTAGTTACTAACTGGGCTTTAGTGTCTATGAACCATAACACTCAATCTTGCATGGACCCTAATGTTATGGAGGCTAAGGTTGTGGTTAGTTCTTGTGGCCATGACGGGCCTTTTGGAGCTACTGGTGTTAAGAGATTGAAGAGTATTGGCATGATTGATAGTGTTCCTGGAATGAAAGCACTCGACATGAACGCTGCTGAAGATGCAATTGTTAGGCTTACAAGAGAGATTGTGCCTGGTATGATTGTTACAGGCATGGAAGTTGCAGAAATTGATGGAGCTCCAAGAATG GGTCCAACATTTGGGGCAATGATGATCTCAGGGCAGAAGGCTGCACACTTGGCTTTGAAGGCTCTGGGGCAGCCAAATGCCCTAGACGGGACATTCAGTCTACAGCCAGAGCTTGTGCTTGCTGCTGCTGAGGCCGGGGATACTGTTGATGCATGA